One stretch of Thalassovita sp. DNA includes these proteins:
- a CDS encoding DUF2478 domain-containing protein — MKIGYVKISERGEMNRLLAGLAADLAAEGLALAGAVQHDIECAPEGKCDMDLQILPAGPVVRISQNLGKDSRGCRLDPVALEQAVGLTEAQLSNAAPKLVIINKFGKHEAEGRGFRSTIALALELEVPVLVGVNETNFAAFQDFTGGAAEQAGDSPAALRAWLAT; from the coding sequence ATGAAGATCGGCTATGTGAAAATCTCGGAACGGGGCGAAATGAACCGCCTGCTGGCGGGGCTTGCGGCCGATTTGGCGGCCGAGGGTTTGGCGCTGGCTGGTGCGGTGCAGCATGACATTGAATGTGCGCCTGAGGGCAAATGCGATATGGATTTGCAGATCCTGCCCGCAGGCCCGGTGGTGCGCATTTCCCAGAACCTTGGCAAGGATTCGCGCGGCTGCCGTCTGGATCCGGTGGCGCTGGAACAGGCCGTTGGCCTGACTGAGGCGCAGCTGAGTAATGCCGCCCCCAAACTGGTGATCATCAACAAATTCGGCAAGCATGAGGCCGAGGGGCGCGGTTTCCGCTCCACCATCGCTTTGGCGCTGGAACTTGAGGTGCCGGTGCTTGTTGGGGTGAATGAAACGAACTTCGCCGCCTTTCAGGACTTCACCGGCGGTGCGGCGGAACAGGCAGGTGATTCACCCGCCGCGTTACGCGCCTGGCTCGCGACCTGA
- a CDS encoding Tex family protein: MALDTAPRITQIIAKEIGAAASQVGAAVTLLDEGATVPFVARYRKEATGGLDDSQLRTLSERLVYLRELEQRRAAIVESIKSQDKLTDELAKSIATAETKAQLEDLYLPYKPKRRTKAMIARENGLEPLLDAILADRHADPEELANAYLSDAVADTKTALNGARDIVAERLTENADLIGRLRGFMQGNALIKAKVIEGQEAKGAKFSDYFDHQEPWKDAPSHRALAMMRASNEGILSVDIAPAEEDADRAPDMVAAALDVSGAGAGDQWLRKAASWTWRVKLSLSMMLDLMADLRKRAQDEAIKVFARNLKDLLLAAPAGAKATLGLDPGIRTGCKVAVVDATGKVLATDTIYPFQPKNDLRGSQVTLAKLIKQHGVELIAIGNGTASRESEKMVADLLRELPGAKPTKVVVSEAGASVYSASELAAREFPDLDVSLRGAVSIARRLQDPLAELVKIEPKSIGVGQYQHDVDQFQLARSLDAVVEDAVNAVGVDLNMASAPLLARVSGLGESLAEAIVSHRNINGAFKTRKELLDVARLGPRAFEQCAGFLRIAEGDEPLDASSVHPEAYGVARKIVAACGRDLRQLMGDEAQLRRVRAEDFVDDIFGLPTVRDILSELEKPGRDPRPDFKTASFADGIDDIKDLKPGMSLEGTVTNVAAFGAFVDIGVHQDGLVHVSQLADRFVKDPHEVVKAGDVVKVRVTEVDVPRNRIGLSMRKDGGAAPAARGGQSDRQDRGRSGGPGGPGGSRGGARGGPGGGKFSSKSLGKSQVKGNDTGALGAALMDAMKKR, encoded by the coding sequence ATGGCGCTCGACACCGCCCCACGTATCACCCAGATCATCGCCAAAGAAATCGGCGCTGCGGCCAGTCAGGTCGGCGCTGCCGTGACACTTCTGGATGAGGGTGCCACCGTGCCGTTTGTGGCCCGTTACCGGAAAGAGGCGACAGGCGGTCTGGATGACAGTCAGCTGCGCACGCTGTCTGAACGGCTGGTCTATCTGCGGGAGTTGGAACAGCGCCGCGCTGCCATCGTCGAGTCGATCAAATCGCAGGACAAGCTGACGGATGAGCTGGCGAAATCCATCGCCACGGCGGAAACCAAGGCCCAGCTAGAAGACCTCTATCTGCCCTATAAACCCAAGCGCCGCACCAAAGCGATGATCGCGCGGGAAAACGGGTTGGAGCCGTTGCTGGATGCCATTCTGGCTGATCGCCATGCCGATCCTGAAGAACTGGCCAATGCCTACCTGTCCGATGCTGTTGCGGATACCAAAACGGCCCTCAATGGTGCCCGGGACATTGTTGCAGAACGGCTGACCGAAAACGCTGATCTGATTGGCCGGCTGCGCGGCTTCATGCAGGGCAACGCGCTGATCAAGGCCAAGGTGATCGAAGGGCAGGAGGCCAAAGGCGCCAAGTTCTCGGACTATTTCGATCATCAGGAACCATGGAAAGATGCCCCCAGCCACCGCGCCCTTGCGATGATGCGGGCCAGCAATGAGGGCATCCTGAGCGTCGATATCGCCCCGGCTGAAGAAGACGCTGATCGTGCCCCTGATATGGTCGCGGCGGCGCTTGATGTCAGCGGCGCGGGGGCCGGGGATCAATGGCTGCGCAAGGCGGCCAGCTGGACCTGGCGGGTGAAGCTGTCGCTCTCGATGATGTTGGATCTGATGGCGGATCTGCGCAAACGGGCGCAGGATGAGGCAATCAAGGTTTTTGCCCGCAACCTCAAGGATTTGCTGCTGGCCGCGCCGGCAGGGGCCAAAGCAACGCTGGGCCTTGATCCCGGCATCCGTACCGGCTGCAAGGTGGCGGTGGTGGATGCCACCGGCAAGGTGCTGGCGACCGATACGATCTACCCGTTCCAGCCGAAAAACGATCTGCGCGGATCGCAGGTCACCCTGGCCAAGCTGATCAAGCAGCACGGCGTGGAACTGATCGCCATCGGCAATGGCACCGCCAGCCGTGAAAGTGAAAAGATGGTCGCCGATCTACTGCGGGAACTGCCGGGCGCCAAGCCCACCAAGGTTGTGGTGTCCGAGGCGGGGGCCTCGGTCTATTCCGCCTCGGAACTGGCGGCACGTGAATTCCCCGATCTGGATGTCAGCCTGCGCGGCGCCGTGTCGATTGCCCGGCGTCTGCAGGACCCGCTGGCCGAATTGGTGAAGATTGAGCCCAAGTCGATCGGCGTTGGCCAGTACCAGCACGATGTCGATCAGTTCCAACTGGCCCGTTCCTTGGATGCGGTGGTGGAGGATGCGGTGAACGCGGTGGGCGTTGACCTCAACATGGCCTCCGCACCATTGCTGGCGCGGGTCTCGGGCCTGGGAGAGAGCCTGGCTGAGGCCATCGTCAGCCACCGCAACATCAACGGCGCCTTCAAAACCCGCAAAGAGCTGCTGGATGTCGCCCGTCTGGGTCCGCGCGCCTTTGAACAATGCGCCGGCTTTCTGCGCATCGCCGAAGGGGATGAGCCGCTGGATGCCTCCTCGGTCCACCCAGAAGCCTATGGCGTGGCGCGCAAAATTGTTGCCGCCTGCGGCCGTGATCTGCGCCAGTTGATGGGGGATGAGGCCCAGCTGCGCCGGGTGCGGGCTGAGGATTTTGTTGATGATATTTTCGGTCTGCCGACGGTGCGCGACATCCTGTCGGAACTGGAAAAGCCGGGCCGCGACCCGCGCCCTGATTTCAAAACCGCCAGCTTTGCCGATGGCATTGATGACATCAAAGACCTGAAACCCGGCATGTCACTGGAAGGCACCGTGACCAATGTCGCGGCCTTCGGCGCCTTTGTGGATATTGGTGTGCACCAGGATGGTCTGGTTCACGTCAGCCAATTGGCCGACCGCTTTGTCAAAGACCCGCATGAGGTGGTCAAAGCGGGCGATGTGGTGAAGGTCCGCGTGACCGAGGTGGATGTGCCCCGCAACCGCATCGGCCTCAGCATGCGCAAAGATGGGGGCGCTGCCCCGGCTGCGCGTGGAGGGCAGAGTGATCGGCAGGATCGCGGCCGCTCCGGCGGGCCTGGCGGCCCCGGTGGATCCCGTGGTGGAGCCCGCGGGGGCCCGGGTGGTGGCAAGTTTTCCAGTAAGTCCCTGGGCAAGTCCCAGGTTAAGGGAAATGACACAGGTGCACTCGGTGCCGCATTGATGGATGCGATGAAAAAGCGCTAA
- a CDS encoding PBP1A family penicillin-binding protein, with protein sequence MSDSGRKKPPLVAERRYGSKPAGKSGGKTKGTAAGRKPAATKRAASKSTAKPAPRKTPARKKPARRKPAKSSRNPIVRFFRAIFGWLFRLIWAFTWRITALAMIVVGLAVGYVYSTLPEVTALLDGRANGSVVMTDRTGEVFAWRGDQFGGVVTADSVSPHLKNAVVATEDKRFYRHFGISPRGVASAVRINLREGRGPLSGHGGSTITQQTAKLLCLGVVYDDTQWDSEAAYEADCRRGSLWRKGKEAIYALAMEVKYTKDEILSIYLNRAYMGGGAYGSEAAAQRYFGKPAAALSAAEGAMIAGLLTAPSTLAPTSNLTRSQNRAGVIIGLMEDQGYLSTKAAQEARDNPAKLSPAAQARAGGYFADWVMSSGPEFFTRNSTSDVVIRTTLDQRIQDAAEEAMNYIFSEKVREGSKAQAAIVVMSADGAVRAMVGGRKTKVTGAFNRAVQAKRQTGSAFKPFVYATALELGWSANDIVVDEPITINIPGSSPWSPQNYDRKFHGPVTLTEALRVSLNIPAVKIAQDAGLENVRKVASDFGIESDLAAGPSLALGASDTSLLEVTGAYAGILNGGSSVRPYGLVELKMQGDDEALMTSTGGIGERVISEDAARELTWMMHVVAAEGTGRRANLPDWQVAGKTGTSQKAKDAWFIGFTADYVAGVWMGYDDNTPLTGVTGSGLPAEIWHETMRRVHEGLTPKPLPMLRGGSPARHVAPDPQRDRDTRNGIDDLLRGIFGGN encoded by the coding sequence ATGAGTGATTCAGGTCGCAAAAAGCCGCCATTGGTGGCCGAGCGTCGCTATGGGTCAAAACCGGCAGGCAAATCCGGTGGCAAAACCAAGGGCACCGCGGCGGGGCGTAAACCGGCTGCGACCAAACGGGCTGCCAGTAAATCCACGGCCAAGCCCGCCCCGCGCAAAACACCCGCCCGTAAGAAACCCGCCCGTCGGAAACCGGCAAAGTCCTCGCGCAATCCCATTGTGCGGTTTTTCCGGGCGATCTTTGGCTGGCTGTTCCGGCTGATCTGGGCCTTTACCTGGCGGATCACCGCGCTGGCGATGATCGTTGTCGGTCTGGCGGTTGGCTATGTCTATTCCACGCTGCCTGAGGTGACCGCCCTTTTGGATGGGCGCGCGAATGGTTCGGTGGTGATGACGGATCGCACCGGTGAGGTCTTTGCCTGGCGCGGCGATCAGTTTGGCGGCGTGGTGACCGCTGACAGTGTGTCACCGCATCTGAAAAACGCCGTTGTTGCGACCGAAGACAAACGGTTCTACCGCCATTTCGGGATTTCACCACGCGGCGTGGCCAGCGCTGTGCGCATCAACCTGCGCGAAGGCCGTGGGCCGCTGTCGGGCCACGGCGGGTCGACCATCACCCAGCAGACGGCCAAGTTGCTGTGTCTTGGCGTTGTCTATGATGACACCCAATGGGACAGTGAAGCCGCTTATGAGGCGGACTGTCGCCGCGGGTCCCTCTGGCGCAAGGGCAAGGAAGCCATCTACGCGCTGGCGATGGAGGTGAAATACACCAAGGATGAGATCCTCTCGATCTATCTGAACCGCGCCTACATGGGCGGTGGCGCCTATGGGTCTGAGGCGGCAGCGCAGCGCTATTTCGGCAAACCCGCTGCGGCGCTTTCCGCTGCCGAGGGCGCGATGATCGCCGGATTGCTGACCGCGCCCTCGACGCTGGCGCCCACCAGCAACCTGACCCGCAGCCAAAACCGCGCCGGGGTGATCATCGGTCTGATGGAGGATCAGGGATACCTGTCCACCAAGGCCGCGCAGGAGGCACGGGACAACCCCGCCAAACTGTCACCGGCCGCTCAGGCACGGGCCGGTGGGTATTTTGCCGATTGGGTGATGTCGTCAGGGCCTGAGTTCTTCACCCGCAACTCAACTTCTGACGTGGTGATCCGCACCACATTGGATCAGCGCATTCAGGACGCCGCCGAAGAGGCGATGAACTACATCTTCTCAGAAAAGGTGCGCGAAGGCTCCAAAGCGCAGGCGGCCATTGTGGTCATGTCGGCAGACGGCGCGGTGCGCGCCATGGTGGGCGGCCGCAAAACCAAAGTGACCGGCGCCTTTAATCGTGCCGTGCAGGCGAAACGCCAGACCGGTTCGGCCTTCAAACCCTTTGTCTATGCCACCGCGCTTGAACTGGGCTGGTCGGCCAATGATATCGTTGTGGATGAGCCGATCACCATCAACATCCCCGGATCGTCGCCGTGGAGCCCGCAGAACTATGATCGCAAATTCCACGGCCCCGTGACCCTGACCGAGGCGCTGCGCGTCTCCTTGAACATCCCGGCGGTGAAGATCGCGCAGGATGCCGGTTTGGAAAACGTGCGCAAGGTGGCCAGCGACTTTGGCATTGAATCCGATCTGGCCGCAGGCCCGTCCCTGGCGCTTGGGGCGTCTGATACCAGTCTGCTGGAGGTGACGGGCGCCTACGCGGGGATCCTGAACGGTGGCAGCTCGGTTCGGCCCTACGGGTTGGTGGAACTGAAGATGCAGGGCGATGATGAGGCGCTGATGACCTCCACCGGCGGTATCGGTGAGCGTGTGATCAGCGAAGATGCCGCGCGGGAACTGACATGGATGATGCATGTGGTTGCCGCTGAGGGAACTGGCCGTCGCGCCAATCTGCCTGACTGGCAGGTGGCCGGGAAAACCGGCACCTCGCAGAAAGCCAAAGACGCCTGGTTTATCGGTTTTACCGCTGACTACGTGGCGGGCGTCTGGATGGGCTATGATGACAACACACCGTTGACCGGGGTGACGGGATCCGGCCTGCCGGCTGAGATCTGGCACGAAACCATGCGTCGTGTGCATGAGGGGCTGACACCGAAACCGCTGCCGATGCTGCGCGGCGGATCGCCCGCCCGCCATGTGGCACCAGATCCGCAGCGGGATCGCGATACCCGAAATGGCATTGATGACCTGCTGCGCGGGATTTTTGGCGGCAACTAG
- a CDS encoding ammonium transporter: protein MNRITKLGLASAVALLPTLGLAEDAAPVAGVDASTDTIFILNSLLFLVGGFLVFWMAAGFAMLEAGLVRGKNVTMQLTKNIALFSLAAIFYYLIGYNLMYPLGTWSVDGILSGVWGPGVLEAVGVGRDGADDYGYASTGSDFFFQLMFCATTASIVSGTLAERIKLWPFLIFTIILTAIIYPLQASWKWGGGFLDQAGFLDFAGSTVVHSVGGWAALTGALILGPRIGKYKNGKTIPIPGSNLTLATLGTFILWLGWFGFNGGSQLAMGTVGDVADVSRIFANTNTAAAGGAIAALILTQVLYKKPDLTMVLNGALAGLVSITAEPLTPSLGAATLIGAVGGVIVVFAVPFLDKLKIDDVVGAIPVHLIAGIWGTIAVVFTNADASLGTQLYSIVIVGIFTVVVSAAVWFVLKAIMGLRVDEETEINGLDMAELGMEAYPEFSKG, encoded by the coding sequence ATGAACCGTATTACCAAACTTGGTCTGGCCAGCGCTGTTGCGCTCCTGCCGACCCTGGGCCTGGCCGAAGACGCCGCCCCGGTTGCAGGCGTCGACGCCTCGACCGACACCATCTTTATCCTGAACTCGCTGCTGTTCCTGGTTGGCGGCTTCCTGGTGTTCTGGATGGCCGCAGGTTTCGCCATGCTGGAGGCCGGTCTGGTCCGTGGCAAAAACGTAACCATGCAGCTGACCAAGAACATCGCGCTCTTCTCGCTGGCTGCGATCTTCTACTACCTGATCGGCTACAACCTGATGTACCCGCTGGGCACATGGTCGGTTGACGGCATCCTGTCCGGCGTCTGGGGCCCCGGCGTTCTGGAAGCTGTGGGTGTTGGCCGCGATGGCGCCGACGATTACGGCTATGCCTCCACCGGTTCGGACTTCTTCTTCCAGCTGATGTTCTGCGCCACCACCGCCTCGATCGTGTCGGGCACCCTGGCTGAGCGTATCAAGCTGTGGCCCTTCCTGATCTTCACCATCATCCTGACCGCCATCATCTACCCGCTGCAGGCGTCGTGGAAATGGGGCGGCGGCTTCCTGGATCAGGCTGGCTTCCTGGACTTTGCTGGTTCGACCGTTGTGCACTCGGTAGGTGGCTGGGCCGCTCTGACCGGCGCGCTGATCCTCGGCCCGCGTATCGGCAAGTATAAAAACGGCAAAACCATCCCGATCCCCGGCTCGAACCTGACGCTGGCGACCTTGGGTACCTTCATCCTGTGGCTGGGTTGGTTCGGCTTCAATGGCGGCTCGCAGCTGGCCATGGGCACCGTGGGTGACGTTGCAGACGTAAGCCGCATCTTCGCCAACACCAACACGGCCGCTGCAGGTGGCGCCATCGCCGCGCTGATCCTGACCCAGGTTCTGTACAAGAAGCCGGACCTGACCATGGTTCTGAACGGCGCGCTGGCTGGCCTGGTGTCGATCACCGCAGAGCCGCTGACCCCGTCGCTGGGTGCAGCCACCCTGATCGGTGCCGTGGGCGGTGTGATCGTTGTCTTCGCCGTACCGTTCCTAGACAAGCTGAAGATCGACGACGTTGTTGGCGCCATCCCGGTGCACCTGATCGCCGGTATCTGGGGCACCATCGCGGTTGTCTTCACCAATGCTGACGCTTCGCTGGGCACGCAGCTCTACTCGATCGTGATCGTGGGTATCTTCACCGTGGTTGTTTCGGCAGCTGTCTGGTTCGTGCTGAAAGCCATCATGGGCCTGCGCGTCGACGAAGAAACCGAGATCAACGGCCTCGACATGGCAGAGCTGGGCATGGAAGCCTATCCGGAATTCTCCAAAGGCTAA
- a CDS encoding ABC transporter substrate-binding protein, producing the protein MAPLFSRRSFIATASATALMPALPTAAFALNEATAKGLVEKLVQEINKVIASGKSETAMIGDFERIFKRYSDTSYIAAYAMGVDGRRASGAQKKAFSTAFTAYVARKYGKRFREFIGGRLEVQSVKKVKSFYQVRTIAYLKGESPFEVDFHVSDRTGKDLFFNMYIEGINMLLTEREEIGAMLDRRKGNIDQMITDLKKAG; encoded by the coding sequence ATGGCACCGCTTTTCAGCCGCCGCAGTTTTATCGCCACCGCCAGCGCCACCGCGCTGATGCCCGCCCTGCCCACCGCTGCCTTTGCCCTGAATGAGGCAACAGCTAAGGGCCTGGTGGAAAAGCTGGTGCAGGAAATCAACAAGGTGATCGCATCCGGCAAGTCCGAAACGGCGATGATTGGTGATTTCGAACGCATCTTTAAACGTTACAGCGACACCTCCTATATCGCGGCCTATGCGATGGGTGTGGATGGCCGCCGTGCCTCGGGCGCGCAGAAGAAAGCCTTCTCCACCGCGTTTACCGCCTATGTGGCGCGCAAATACGGCAAACGCTTCCGTGAGTTCATTGGCGGCCGTCTGGAAGTGCAGAGCGTGAAGAAGGTGAAAAGCTTCTATCAGGTGCGCACCATTGCCTATCTGAAGGGCGAGAGCCCCTTTGAGGTTGATTTCCATGTTTCCGACCGCACCGGCAAAGACCTGTTCTTCAATATGTACATTGAAGGCATCAACATGCTGCTGACCGAACGCGAAGAAATTGGCGCCATGCTGGATCGCCGCAAAGGCAACATCGATCAGATGATCACTGACCTGAAGAAAGCCGGTTAA
- a CDS encoding P-II family nitrogen regulator encodes MKLIIATIKPFKLEEVREALTEIGVRGMMVTEIKGFGSQSGHTEIYRGAEYAVNFVPKIKLEIVVSAAMADQAVETITNTARTGKIGDGKIFVLDVAQAVRVRTGETNDDAI; translated from the coding sequence GTGAAACTGATTATTGCAACGATCAAACCGTTCAAGCTGGAGGAGGTCCGTGAAGCGCTGACCGAGATCGGCGTGCGCGGCATGATGGTCACTGAAATCAAAGGCTTCGGCTCGCAGTCGGGTCATACGGAAATCTACCGCGGCGCGGAATACGCAGTGAATTTCGTACCCAAGATCAAACTGGAAATCGTGGTGAGCGCGGCGATGGCAGACCAAGCCGTCGAGACCATCACCAACACCGCCCGCACCGGCAAAATCGGTGACGGCAAGATCTTTGTGCTGGACGTGGCACAGGCCGTACGCGTGCGTACCGGCGAAACCAACGACGACGCGATCTAA
- the ade gene encoding adenine deaminase, whose protein sequence is MGSSTGHLAQGIGQRIAQRIAQGRGQDKADLVLKGGQIFDLMTGQMLQGDVAICGDRVVGICESYDGTREVDVSGKVLVPGFIDTHLHIESSLVTPFEFDRCVLPHGVTTAICDPHEIANVIGPAGIRYFQQAAGSTLMDIKVQLSSCVPSTDMETAGATILAEDLKPLMGHPSGIGLAEFMNFPGVLFQDPEVMKKLDLFEDQHIDGHCPLLSGKDLNGYIAAGIRTEHEATTAEEAMEKLRKGMRVLIREGSVSKDLHALAPILTDVTSPYLCLCTDDRNPLDIAEQGHLDYMIRTLIGLGVSPLAVYRAASLSAAEAFGLKDRGQISPGKRADIVILNDLETCDVADVICGGVWVDDAAFAARELIDPVGRHSVNAPKVGPQHFRTAGNREDTDVIGILEGKIITEHLNEVMVIEDGDKRPDLSRDLIKIAVIERHGKNGNMATGFVRGFNLKRGAIASTVCHDHHNIAVVGADYDDMALAANRLGEIEGGFVVVAGGKVLAELPLPVAGLMSLESHEVVHDQLVDLRAAARDLGVTLEEPFLQLAFLALPVIPNLKITDRGLVDVNKFEIIS, encoded by the coding sequence ATGGGCAGCAGCACGGGGCATTTGGCACAGGGGATCGGGCAACGGATCGCACAACGGATCGCTCAGGGGCGCGGGCAAGATAAAGCAGATCTGGTGCTGAAGGGCGGCCAGATTTTTGACCTGATGACCGGCCAGATGCTGCAGGGCGATGTGGCGATTTGTGGCGACCGGGTGGTGGGCATCTGCGAGAGCTATGACGGCACGCGCGAGGTGGATGTCAGCGGCAAGGTGCTGGTTCCGGGGTTCATCGACACCCATCTGCATATCGAAAGCTCCCTTGTGACGCCGTTTGAATTTGACCGCTGCGTGCTGCCACATGGGGTGACCACAGCGATCTGCGATCCGCATGAGATTGCCAATGTGATCGGCCCGGCAGGCATTCGCTACTTCCAGCAGGCGGCTGGCAGCACCCTGATGGATATCAAGGTGCAGCTGTCCTCCTGCGTGCCCTCCACCGATATGGAAACTGCAGGGGCAACCATTCTGGCGGAGGATCTGAAACCGCTGATGGGGCATCCCAGCGGCATCGGTCTGGCGGAGTTCATGAATTTTCCCGGCGTGCTGTTTCAGGATCCGGAGGTGATGAAAAAGCTGGACCTGTTTGAGGATCAGCATATTGATGGCCATTGCCCGTTGCTGTCTGGCAAGGATCTGAACGGCTACATTGCCGCTGGCATCCGCACGGAACATGAAGCAACCACCGCCGAAGAGGCGATGGAAAAACTGCGCAAAGGCATGCGGGTTCTGATCCGCGAAGGCTCAGTTTCCAAAGACCTGCATGCGCTGGCGCCAATCCTGACCGATGTGACCTCCCCCTATCTGTGCCTCTGCACCGATGACCGCAATCCGCTGGATATCGCGGAACAGGGGCATCTGGATTACATGATCCGCACGCTGATTGGGCTGGGGGTTTCCCCCTTGGCGGTGTACCGCGCGGCCAGCCTTTCGGCGGCCGAGGCCTTTGGTCTGAAGGATCGCGGTCAGATCAGTCCCGGCAAACGCGCTGACATCGTGATCCTGAATGATCTTGAGACCTGCGATGTGGCGGATGTGATCTGCGGCGGGGTCTGGGTTGACGATGCCGCCTTTGCAGCCCGTGAGCTGATTGATCCCGTCGGCCGCCACTCGGTCAACGCGCCCAAGGTTGGGCCGCAGCATTTCCGCACCGCCGGAAACCGGGAAGACACCGATGTGATCGGCATTCTGGAAGGCAAGATCATCACCGAACATCTGAACGAAGTCATGGTGATTGAAGATGGTGACAAACGCCCTGACCTCAGCCGCGATCTGATCAAGATCGCCGTGATCGAACGCCATGGTAAAAACGGCAATATGGCCACCGGCTTTGTGCGCGGGTTCAACCTGAAGCGTGGCGCGATTGCCTCCACGGTCTGTCACGACCATCATAACATCGCGGTTGTTGGCGCCGATTACGATGACATGGCACTGGCCGCCAACCGCTTGGGAGAGATTGAGGGCGGATTTGTGGTCGTCGCGGGTGGCAAGGTTCTGGCTGAACTGCCCCTGCCCGTTGCCGGGCTGATGAGCCTTGAAAGCCATGAGGTGGTGCATGACCAACTGGTCGATCTGCGTGCCGCCGCACGGGATCTGGGGGTCACATTGGAAGAGCCGTTCCTGCAGCTGGCGTTCCTCGCATTGCCGGTCATTCCCAACCTCAAAATCACCGATCGCGGGCTGGTGGATGTGAACAAGTTTGAGATCATTTCGTAA